The following proteins are co-located in the Pedobacter sp. FW305-3-2-15-E-R2A2 genome:
- a CDS encoding alpha/beta hydrolase: MKTQNLKNKIKTGLLATTVAIASVAGTVNEVNAQEVKNVVLVHGAFADGSGYKALYKVLTKKGYHVTIVQNPLSSLEDDVKATQLALDKQDGPTILAGHSWGGTVITEAGNHPKVAALVYIAALQPDNGETSIQWLQTAPPAPENGVLPPDDKGIAYYDKAKFHQGFAADISKEDADFMFASQGAFYAKGFTTAITHAAWRDKPAYGVIATEDKSIVPEIQHAMYKRSNTKITEVKGSHVIFLSQPEKVASVIIEAAKKGVQKK, from the coding sequence ATGAAAACTCAAAATCTAAAAAACAAAATCAAAACTGGTCTATTGGCCACAACAGTAGCCATCGCATCAGTAGCAGGTACAGTGAATGAAGTAAATGCTCAGGAAGTAAAAAATGTAGTATTGGTACATGGTGCCTTTGCAGATGGCTCCGGATATAAAGCGCTTTACAAAGTGCTCACAAAAAAAGGATATCATGTAACGATCGTGCAAAACCCTTTGTCTTCTTTGGAGGATGATGTAAAAGCTACACAGCTTGCTTTAGATAAACAAGATGGCCCGACAATCCTTGCAGGACATTCCTGGGGAGGAACAGTGATTACAGAAGCAGGAAATCATCCTAAAGTAGCGGCTTTGGTTTACATCGCAGCTTTGCAGCCGGATAATGGGGAAACGAGCATACAATGGCTTCAAACTGCTCCTCCTGCACCGGAAAACGGAGTATTGCCTCCGGATGATAAAGGAATCGCTTATTATGACAAAGCGAAATTCCACCAAGGTTTCGCTGCCGACATCAGTAAAGAAGATGCGGATTTCATGTTCGCTTCACAAGGAGCCTTTTATGCAAAAGGATTTACCACAGCCATTACGCATGCAGCATGGAGAGATAAACCTGCCTATGGTGTGATCGCTACAGAAGACAAAAGTATTGTTCCGGAGATTCAACATGCGATGTACAAACGCTCCAATACAAAAATCACAGAAGTAAAAGGAAGCCATGTGATCTTTCTGTCGCAACCTGAAAAAGTAGCCAGCGTGATTATTGAGGCTGCAAAAAAAGGAGTACAAAAAAAATAG
- a CDS encoding helix-turn-helix domain-containing protein, producing the protein MKLHLTDSNSGGHLLLLNAEQYFDRLFYSKDRDNKYFTIVWNRAEQQTVTIDGEEMVFPAQSVLPLMFNQSFFFDRSADVVAWQFNREFYCMVDHDAEVSCVGFLFAIGQNLFINLNEAAQEKMLLLLHMFISEMNTSDHVQNDMLIMLLKRLIITVTQLAKSAYLPDPKMQNDRFNIIRKFNLLVEGNFHNEHSVNFYAQQLNRSPKTLSNLFALFQQKTPIQIIQERIIIEAKRLLYYTDKSSKEITYELGFEDPAYFSNFFKKHTSYSPIGYRNKKQIA; encoded by the coding sequence ATGAAATTACACCTCACTGATTCCAATTCCGGCGGCCATCTCCTGCTCCTAAACGCGGAGCAATATTTTGACCGGCTGTTCTATAGCAAAGACCGCGACAATAAATATTTCACGATCGTCTGGAACCGTGCTGAGCAGCAGACCGTAACGATTGACGGGGAAGAAATGGTATTTCCGGCGCAGTCTGTGTTACCCCTGATGTTCAATCAGTCTTTCTTTTTTGATCGTAGTGCAGATGTCGTAGCCTGGCAATTCAACAGGGAGTTTTACTGTATGGTAGACCATGATGCAGAAGTGAGCTGCGTAGGATTTCTATTTGCCATAGGCCAGAATCTGTTCATCAATCTGAATGAAGCTGCACAGGAAAAAATGTTATTATTGCTCCATATGTTCATTTCAGAAATGAACACTTCCGACCATGTGCAGAACGATATGCTGATCATGTTATTAAAAAGACTGATCATTACGGTAACCCAGCTGGCCAAATCAGCATACCTCCCGGACCCAAAAATGCAGAACGATAGGTTCAATATCATCCGTAAATTCAATTTACTCGTAGAAGGCAATTTTCACAATGAACATTCTGTAAACTTCTATGCACAACAACTCAACAGATCGCCCAAAACATTGTCCAATCTCTTTGCCTTATTCCAGCAAAAGACCCCGATTCAGATCATCCAGGAACGGATCATCATTGAAGCGAAAAGACTACTATACTACACAGACAAATCTTCCAAAGAAATTACCTATGAACTGGGATTTGAAGACCCGGCTTACTTCAGCAACTTTTTCAAAAAGCACACTTCCTACTCTCCCATTGGATACAGAAATAAGAAACAAATCGCCTAA
- a CDS encoding helix-turn-helix domain-containing protein, protein MKKQSIPIHVAELEENGIEIHPISNNIEPYQMPHRDDHYMFIIQQTGFMLLEVDFKEVAIPGASLCFVAPGQVHRYLSYEDAQGWLMFADTSLLSVQSRDIFSAYFNAGQIATVEKDDAVFKLLPLLEEVVGNALMPLREKLISSLTDSLTSLIASSILKSQQVSHVIGGQKYNTVIRFKKLVAEKYSELKQVKDYAELLHLSPLYLNEITKEITGFPASYWISQEIILEAKRMLYYTTLDVKQIAYALGYEDHAYFSRFFKKHVGMTALTFRSVKP, encoded by the coding sequence ATGAAAAAACAATCCATCCCCATACATGTAGCCGAACTGGAAGAGAATGGTATAGAAATCCATCCGATCAGCAATAATATCGAACCTTACCAAATGCCACATAGGGACGATCATTACATGTTCATCATTCAGCAAACCGGTTTTATGTTATTGGAAGTGGATTTTAAGGAAGTGGCCATACCCGGCGCTTCGCTATGTTTCGTTGCTCCCGGTCAGGTACATCGTTACCTGAGTTACGAAGATGCTCAGGGTTGGTTGATGTTTGCAGACACGAGTTTGCTTTCCGTTCAGAGCAGGGACATCTTCAGTGCCTATTTTAATGCCGGCCAAATCGCTACAGTTGAGAAAGATGATGCGGTATTTAAACTCCTGCCCTTATTGGAGGAGGTAGTTGGTAATGCCTTAATGCCATTGCGCGAAAAATTGATCAGTTCGCTTACCGACAGCCTGACCTCACTGATCGCTTCCAGCATCCTCAAGTCCCAACAGGTTAGCCATGTGATCGGAGGACAAAAATACAACACGGTGATCCGGTTTAAGAAACTGGTAGCGGAAAAGTACAGCGAATTGAAACAGGTCAAAGACTATGCGGAATTGCTCCATCTTAGTCCGCTTTACCTGAATGAAATCACGAAGGAAATTACCGGATTCCCTGCAAGTTACTGGATCAGTCAGGAGATTATTCTGGAAGCCAAACGCATGTTGTATTATACAACCCTTGATGTAAAACAGATCGCTTATGCGTTGGGATACGAGGATCATGCCTATTTTTCCCGCTTTTTTAAGAAACATGTAGGGATGACCGCCCTGACCTTTCGGAGTGTAAAACCGTGA
- a CDS encoding MFS transporter gives MKETNNITLVIEGTQPQINHTTIQTEQRFQKIIIPIIVSVFAIYLTIGMTLGILPSFVKNELKFSSLLVGVVIGIQFLSTLLTRAYAGKLTDTKGPKLSSKIGILLIILSGVVYLIAGFFSQLALAALGLIILARIVHGIAESLSITSALTWGIGLVGTQKSGKVMTWNGIAMYAGIAIGAPMAIWMKNSFGISSVFFTLIVLSVISWLSTIQLPTLPVDASHVRTPFYKVIGLIAGQGLGLAFSSIGFACISSFISLLFAAKNWGNPSMAFMIFGMSYILTRVFFSSYPDKFGGYKVALVSLLIEAAGQLLICLSLTETMALLGCALTGVGFSLIFPALGVLAIKKVAPQMRGTALAGYAAFFDLSLALAGPIAGLIAGWFSYQAIYLFGAISCLLALFIVFSNKNK, from the coding sequence ATGAAAGAAACAAATAACATTACTTTAGTTATCGAGGGTACTCAGCCCCAGATTAACCACACCACAATTCAAACCGAACAGCGTTTTCAAAAAATAATCATACCCATTATTGTTTCGGTTTTTGCGATATATCTTACTATAGGCATGACCTTGGGGATACTTCCTAGCTTTGTGAAAAACGAATTGAAATTTAGCAGTCTCCTGGTAGGGGTAGTGATCGGGATACAATTTTTATCTACCTTATTAACCAGGGCATACGCAGGCAAACTTACCGACACTAAAGGTCCAAAGCTAAGCAGCAAAATTGGTATACTGCTGATCATCTTGTCCGGTGTCGTCTATCTGATTGCGGGATTTTTTAGTCAGCTGGCGTTGGCCGCTTTAGGATTGATCATACTCGCGAGGATTGTTCACGGAATCGCAGAAAGTTTATCCATTACGAGTGCATTAACATGGGGAATCGGATTGGTTGGCACCCAGAAATCGGGAAAGGTGATGACCTGGAACGGGATTGCCATGTATGCCGGAATAGCGATAGGTGCGCCCATGGCCATCTGGATGAAAAACTCTTTTGGCATTTCTTCGGTGTTTTTTACGCTGATTGTACTCTCTGTAATCAGCTGGCTTTCTACAATTCAGCTTCCAACTTTGCCGGTAGACGCTTCTCATGTCAGGACGCCATTTTACAAAGTGATTGGTCTCATCGCCGGACAAGGGCTCGGACTGGCTTTTTCCTCTATTGGATTTGCCTGTATCTCTTCCTTTATCTCCTTGTTATTTGCTGCAAAAAACTGGGGCAATCCATCCATGGCTTTTATGATATTCGGGATGTCTTACATTCTGACCAGGGTCTTTTTCTCTTCTTACCCTGACAAGTTTGGGGGATATAAGGTTGCGCTGGTATCCCTGCTCATCGAGGCTGCAGGCCAGCTTTTGATCTGTTTATCATTAACAGAAACGATGGCGCTTTTAGGCTGCGCGCTTACCGGAGTTGGGTTTTCGCTCATCTTTCCTGCACTCGGCGTACTGGCGATTAAAAAGGTAGCACCGCAGATGAGGGGAACAGCCTTAGCAGGTTATGCCGCATTTTTTGACCTCTCTTTGGCACTTGCAGGACCGATTGCAGGACTCATCGCAGGTTGGTTCAGTTATCAGGCGATTTATTTATTTGGCGCCATTAGCTGCCTGCTTGCCTTATTCATCGTGTTTTCAAATAAAAATAAGTAA
- a CDS encoding siderophore-interacting protein: MEIVKKKGIRSVFSVKEKIFLSPHYIRIIFDMTEQQVQKFAQAQIGAHNKIFIPAAGSNEVLFPDDAEVSGKPASVKRTYTTRHIDLLKKELWIDFIDHADHGPASCWASRAVAGSKLGIAMKAGGRPLFPEKAVYFFVGDSTAIPVIAAMMDQLPTHVQVKVILEVYGPEDELKLSSRANASVNWVYNQQPDMGSQLFELVRDLSLANHQSFFFFAGEFEPAKKVRQHFKETLGWIPANYSVVSYWKKGASEDESSLERSEDRRS; encoded by the coding sequence ATGGAAATAGTAAAGAAAAAGGGCATACGCTCCGTGTTCAGCGTAAAGGAAAAAATCTTCCTCAGCCCACATTATATCCGGATTATCTTTGATATGACGGAACAGCAAGTTCAAAAGTTTGCTCAGGCACAGATTGGTGCACACAATAAAATATTTATCCCTGCAGCCGGTTCAAACGAGGTTCTGTTTCCGGATGATGCAGAAGTAAGCGGGAAGCCGGCTTCGGTAAAAAGAACCTATACCACCAGACATATCGATCTTTTGAAAAAGGAATTATGGATTGATTTCATCGATCATGCGGACCATGGCCCGGCCTCTTGCTGGGCAAGCAGGGCGGTTGCCGGAAGCAAGCTGGGAATTGCCATGAAAGCCGGTGGCAGGCCACTTTTTCCAGAGAAAGCAGTGTATTTCTTTGTAGGAGACAGCACTGCAATTCCGGTCATCGCTGCAATGATGGATCAATTGCCTACGCATGTACAGGTTAAAGTGATTCTTGAAGTATATGGACCAGAAGATGAATTAAAGCTGTCTTCCAGGGCCAATGCGAGCGTTAACTGGGTTTACAATCAGCAACCAGATATGGGCAGTCAGCTTTTTGAACTGGTTCGGGATTTAAGCTTAGCAAACCACCAAAGCTTCTTCTTTTTCGCAGGTGAATTTGAGCCTGCGAAAAAGGTCCGGCAACACTTTAAGGAGACACTAGGTTGGATACCTGCCAATTATTCGGTGGTTTCCTACTGGAAAAAGGGCGCATCAGAAGATGAATCCTCTTTAGAACGTTCCGAAGACAGACGTTCCTAA